A region from the Salidesulfovibrio onnuriiensis genome encodes:
- a CDS encoding substrate-binding periplasmic protein has product MFAKLRRGIPGLCLLLLLAAPCLARAEQPVARVVTLFGYAPYCFTIPALKSVHRELLTPGEDSLHFQGYSWDIIREALHRAGFSIELSVAPWKRAYRATMQGEYDLLFPATKTPSREKIFTFGKVPVNDSRALLYVRKDSTLEWAGLDRLPFMNVAVQRGFSYGDEWEAIQPDQLRKYEVNSIELGFGMLLSGRVQAFAGYEANWDYVARQMEITDQLRKLPVFHNGLEYAIARRSDPQACLKLRALDRSMREMLEDGTIRDLRVKWKLAPLE; this is encoded by the coding sequence ATGTTTGCGAAACTGCGAAGGGGGATCCCGGGCCTGTGCCTGCTGCTGCTTCTTGCCGCGCCCTGTCTGGCGCGCGCCGAGCAGCCCGTGGCGCGGGTGGTGACCCTGTTCGGGTACGCCCCCTATTGCTTCACCATCCCCGCCCTCAAGTCCGTCCACAGGGAGCTTCTCACCCCGGGCGAGGATTCCCTGCACTTCCAGGGATACAGCTGGGACATCATCCGCGAGGCCCTGCACCGGGCGGGGTTTTCCATAGAGCTGTCGGTGGCTCCCTGGAAGCGCGCCTACAGGGCGACAATGCAGGGCGAATACGACCTCCTTTTCCCGGCCACCAAGACGCCGTCGCGCGAGAAGATATTCACTTTCGGAAAAGTTCCGGTCAACGATTCAAGAGCCCTGCTCTACGTGCGCAAGGACAGCACGCTTGAGTGGGCCGGGCTGGACCGCCTTCCGTTCATGAACGTGGCCGTGCAGCGCGGATTCAGCTACGGCGACGAATGGGAAGCCATCCAGCCGGACCAGCTTCGCAAGTACGAGGTCAACAGCATCGAGCTGGGGTTCGGCATGCTGCTTTCCGGGCGCGTGCAGGCCTTTGCCGGGTACGAGGCCAACTGGGACTATGTGGCCCGCCAGATGGAGATTACGGACCAGCTCCGCAAGCTGCCGGTCTTTCACAATGGGCTGGAATACGCCATTGCCCGCAGGAGCGACCCGCAGGCCTGCCTCAAGCTGCGGGCGCTGGACCGCTCCATGCGGGAGATGCTGGAGGACGGCACCATTCGCGATCTGCGCGTCAAGTGGAAGCTGGCTCCTCTGGAATGA
- a CDS encoding metal ABC transporter solute-binding protein, Zn/Mn family, giving the protein MIRLLITALLAIALTAAPAAAKVTAVVGIMPVKYFVEQIGGQDVEVTALVEAGADPHTYEPKPSQMRTIAKADALFAIGIGLEKNWIPRFKSANPNLRVFPLDNGVSKVPMQAHAHDEAEVHHEGHGHQGLDPHIWTSPLLVKQVAGNILAGLVEIDPGNEAAYRRNHNAFVGRVDALHQEIQKTLAGVPEHAEFMVYHPAWGYFARTYHLVQIPVESEGKAPGPRQLGELIEHAREHHIKVIFVQPQLSERSARTIAEAIDGQVVKADPLAYDWPENLLRVAETFRKALVK; this is encoded by the coding sequence ATGATTCGCCTACTGATCACGGCCCTGCTGGCCATTGCTCTCACTGCCGCCCCGGCCGCCGCCAAGGTCACCGCCGTGGTGGGCATCATGCCCGTGAAGTACTTCGTGGAACAGATCGGGGGCCAGGACGTGGAGGTCACGGCCCTGGTGGAGGCCGGAGCCGACCCGCACACCTATGAGCCCAAACCGAGCCAGATGCGGACCATTGCCAAGGCGGACGCGCTCTTCGCCATCGGCATCGGCCTGGAAAAGAACTGGATACCCCGCTTCAAAAGCGCCAATCCGAACCTGCGCGTCTTCCCCCTGGACAACGGCGTCAGCAAGGTTCCCATGCAGGCGCACGCCCACGACGAGGCCGAAGTGCACCACGAAGGGCATGGGCATCAGGGCCTGGACCCGCACATCTGGACCTCGCCGCTGCTGGTGAAACAGGTTGCCGGGAACATCCTGGCCGGGCTTGTCGAGATCGACCCCGGTAACGAGGCCGCCTACCGCAGGAACCATAACGCCTTCGTGGGCCGGGTGGACGCCCTGCATCAGGAGATCCAGAAGACACTCGCCGGGGTGCCGGAGCATGCCGAATTCATGGTCTACCATCCCGCCTGGGGCTATTTTGCCCGCACCTACCACCTGGTGCAAATTCCCGTGGAGAGCGAAGGCAAGGCCCCCGGCCCCCGGCAGCTCGGCGAACTCATCGAGCACGCCAGGGAGCACCACATCAAGGTCATCTTCGTGCAGCCGCAGCTCTCGGAGCGCTCGGCCCGCACCATTGCCGAGGCCATAGACGGGCAGGTGGTCAAGGCCGACCCCCTGGCATACGACTGGCCGGAGAACCTGCTGCGCGTGGCGGAAACCTTCCGAAAGGCGCTCGTGAAATAG